A part of Magnetospirillum sp. ME-1 genomic DNA contains:
- a CDS encoding UDP-glucose dehydrogenase family protein: MRIAMIGTGYVGLVSGTCFSEFGIDVVCVDKDAAKIEKLHQNIMPIYEPGLDDMVAANVEAGRLSFTTDLKDAVKDADAVFIAVGTPSRRGDGHADLSYVYAAAEEIADAMTGYTVVVTKSTVPVGTGDEVEAIIRKRRPDAQFDVVSNPEFLREGSAINDFMRPDRVVIGTESDAARKVMKQLYRVLYLIETPIVFTSRRTSELIKYAGNTFLATKITFINEIADLCEKVGADVHDVAKGIGLDGRIGKKFLHPGPGYGGSCFPKDTLALVKTARDFNAPLRIVETVVAVNDERKKQMAERVTKACGGSVKGKTIAVLGLTFKPNTDDMRDSPSLDIVKALIEAGATVKAFDPEGMEEAKKLLPAGVEYCKDAYATMPGAACAVIITEWNEFRALDLKKIKSLLAQPAIVDLRNVYAPDEMAEMGFAYTSIGRP, translated from the coding sequence ATGCGCATTGCCATGATCGGCACCGGCTATGTCGGCCTGGTGTCGGGAACCTGCTTCTCGGAATTCGGCATCGACGTGGTCTGCGTCGACAAGGACGCCGCCAAGATCGAGAAGCTGCACCAGAACATCATGCCCATCTACGAGCCGGGCCTGGACGACATGGTGGCCGCCAACGTGGAGGCCGGCCGCCTGTCCTTCACCACCGACCTCAAGGACGCGGTCAAGGACGCCGACGCGGTGTTCATCGCCGTGGGCACGCCGTCGCGGCGCGGCGACGGCCATGCCGACCTCAGCTACGTCTATGCGGCGGCCGAGGAAATCGCCGACGCCATGACCGGCTACACCGTGGTGGTCACCAAGTCCACCGTGCCGGTGGGCACCGGCGACGAGGTCGAGGCCATCATCCGGAAGCGCCGGCCCGACGCGCAGTTCGACGTGGTGTCCAACCCGGAATTCCTGCGCGAAGGCTCGGCCATCAACGACTTCATGCGCCCTGACCGCGTGGTGATCGGCACCGAATCCGACGCCGCCCGCAAGGTGATGAAGCAGCTCTACCGCGTGCTCTACCTGATCGAGACGCCCATCGTCTTCACGTCTCGCCGCACCTCCGAGCTGATCAAGTACGCCGGCAACACCTTCCTGGCCACCAAGATCACCTTCATCAACGAGATCGCCGATCTGTGCGAGAAGGTGGGCGCCGACGTCCACGACGTGGCCAAGGGCATCGGCCTGGACGGCCGCATCGGCAAGAAGTTCCTGCATCCCGGCCCCGGCTACGGCGGCTCGTGCTTCCCCAAGGACACCCTGGCCCTGGTCAAGACGGCGCGGGACTTCAACGCCCCCCTGCGCATCGTCGAGACGGTGGTCGCCGTCAACGACGAGCGCAAGAAGCAGATGGCCGAACGCGTCACCAAAGCCTGCGGCGGCTCGGTAAAGGGCAAGACCATCGCGGTGCTGGGCCTGACCTTCAAGCCCAACACCGACGACATGCGCGATTCGCCGTCGCTGGACATCGTCAAGGCCCTGATCGAGGCGGGCGCCACCGTCAAGGCCTTCGATCCCGAAGGCATGGAGGAGGCCAAGAAGCTTCTCCCCGCCGGTGTCGAATACTGCAAGGACGCCTACGCCACCATGCCGGGCGCGGCCTGCGCGGTGATCATCACCGAGTGGAACGAGTTCCGGGCGCTTGACCTGAAAAAGATCAAGTCCCTGCTGGCCCAGCCCGCCATCGTCGACCTGCGCAACGTCTACGCGCCCGACGAGATGGCCGAAATGGGCTTCGCCTATACCAGCATCGGACGGCCGTAG
- a CDS encoding sensor histidine kinase encodes MALFSFLWSSDFLPHGLCLSWRTELIALTVISEIVIGACYVSVACSLAYFARKRPDFPYPGVMTLFAIVFALCGVSHLIEVLTLWIPLYGAQAIFNAAVALLAIPAAWKMWTLVPQALTLPSPSHLQHINNELAREIANHRETENSLRQAMEAAESASRARSEFLSNMSHELRTPLNAVIGFADALLHEFFGSLNEKQRDYVISIHSSGKHLLHLINDVLDISKIDAGKLELHDDIVTIHDLVDECNALVSGLAEEAGITLESRLQPGLPNLRADALRLKQVLVNLLSNAVKFTPRGGHITLQCALNETGELVLQVRDTGIGMNSEEMNKAFEMFTQIANPMSRRAGGTGIGLPLSRSLVLLHGGRIDLNSAPGEGTRVTVYLPRLRLIPS; translated from the coding sequence ATGGCGCTCTTCAGCTTCCTGTGGTCCTCCGATTTCCTGCCGCACGGCCTATGCCTGTCATGGCGGACGGAACTGATCGCGCTGACCGTCATCTCCGAAATTGTAATCGGCGCCTGCTACGTCTCGGTGGCGTGTTCCCTGGCCTATTTCGCCCGCAAACGCCCGGACTTTCCCTATCCCGGCGTCATGACACTGTTCGCCATAGTTTTTGCCCTCTGCGGAGTTTCACACCTCATCGAAGTGCTGACCCTATGGATCCCGCTCTATGGAGCGCAGGCTATCTTTAACGCGGCGGTGGCACTGCTGGCCATACCCGCTGCATGGAAGATGTGGACCTTGGTTCCACAAGCCCTGACCTTGCCTAGCCCAAGCCACCTGCAGCACATCAACAATGAACTGGCCCGCGAGATCGCGAACCATCGCGAAACCGAGAACAGCTTGCGTCAAGCAATGGAAGCCGCTGAATCAGCCAGTCGCGCACGCTCGGAATTCCTGTCCAATATGAGCCATGAATTGCGCACCCCTCTGAACGCGGTGATCGGCTTTGCCGATGCCCTGCTTCACGAATTTTTCGGCAGCCTCAACGAAAAGCAGCGCGATTACGTGATCTCCATCCACTCAAGCGGCAAGCATCTGCTGCACCTGATCAACGATGTCCTCGACATCTCCAAGATCGATGCCGGCAAACTGGAACTCCACGATGATATTGTGACGATCCATGACCTCGTGGACGAATGCAACGCATTGGTTTCGGGGCTGGCGGAGGAAGCCGGCATCACGCTGGAGAGCCGGTTGCAGCCCGGCCTGCCCAACCTCCGCGCCGACGCCCTTCGTCTCAAGCAGGTTCTGGTCAATCTGCTCTCCAACGCCGTCAAATTCACCCCGCGTGGAGGACATATCACGCTCCAGTGTGCCCTGAACGAAACCGGTGAACTGGTCCTACAGGTCAGAGACACCGGGATCGGCATGAACTCCGAGGAAATGAATAAAGCCTTCGAAATGTTCACCCAGATCGCCAACCCCATGTCTCGTCGTGCCGGGGGAACGGGTATCGGCCTGCCTCTCAGCCGCTCGCTGGTTCTTCTGCATGGCGGGCGGATCGATCTGAATTCGGCCCCCGGCGAGGGCACCCGGGTAACCGTATACCTACCCCGCCTCCGCTTAATACCCTCGTGA
- a CDS encoding alpha-D-glucose phosphate-specific phosphoglucomutase produces MAAVKTIATTPFSGQKPGTSGLRKKVKVFAQAHYLENFVQAVFDSIGDVKGQTLVLGGDGRYHNRTAIQTILKMAAANGFARVMVGRGGILSTPAASCVIRKYKTFGGIILSASHNPGGPDEDFGIKYNIPAGGPAPEAITEAIYARSQGIDSYKILEAADLDLDTIGEQRLGDMKVQVFDPVADYAELMESLFDFAAIRAAFASGFRMKFDAMHAVTGPYATEILENRLGAPKGTVMNGIPLEDFGHGHPDPNLVHAHDLVEALTGPGAPDFGAASDGDGDRNMILGRDFYVTPSDSLAVLAANATLCPGYKAGLKGIARSMPTSAAPDRVAAKLGIPAWETPTGWKFFGTLLDAGKATFCGEESFGTGSDHVREKDGLWAVLAWLNVLAVRKQSVADIVTAHWKELGRNVYSRHDYEGIDSAAAEGLMEHLRGLSLKGRTLGAYTVAFNDDFAYTDPVDGSVSKKQGIRVVFEDGSRVVFRLSGTGTEGATLRVYIERYEPDASKHHLDPQVALSDLITIARDLAQIEARTGRTEPTVIT; encoded by the coding sequence ATGGCCGCAGTGAAGACGATCGCCACCACCCCCTTTTCCGGCCAGAAGCCTGGGACCTCGGGCCTGCGCAAGAAGGTCAAGGTCTTCGCGCAAGCACACTACCTGGAGAATTTCGTCCAGGCGGTGTTCGATTCCATCGGCGACGTGAAGGGCCAGACCCTGGTTCTGGGCGGTGATGGCCGCTACCACAACCGCACCGCCATCCAGACCATCCTGAAGATGGCCGCCGCCAACGGCTTCGCCCGCGTGATGGTGGGCCGGGGCGGCATCCTGTCCACCCCGGCGGCGTCCTGCGTCATCAGGAAGTACAAAACCTTCGGCGGCATCATCCTGTCGGCCAGCCACAATCCCGGCGGCCCGGACGAGGATTTCGGCATCAAGTACAACATCCCGGCCGGCGGCCCGGCGCCCGAGGCCATCACCGAGGCCATCTACGCCCGCTCTCAAGGGATCGACAGTTACAAGATCCTCGAGGCGGCGGATCTGGATCTCGACACCATCGGCGAGCAGCGGCTGGGAGACATGAAGGTCCAGGTCTTCGACCCCGTGGCCGACTATGCCGAGCTGATGGAAAGCCTGTTCGACTTCGCCGCCATCCGGGCCGCCTTCGCCTCCGGATTCCGCATGAAGTTCGACGCCATGCACGCGGTGACCGGCCCCTACGCCACCGAAATCCTGGAGAACCGCCTGGGTGCACCCAAGGGCACCGTGATGAACGGCATTCCGCTCGAGGATTTCGGCCATGGCCACCCCGATCCCAATCTGGTCCACGCCCATGATCTGGTCGAGGCGCTCACGGGGCCCGGCGCCCCCGATTTCGGCGCGGCGTCGGACGGCGACGGCGACCGCAACATGATCCTGGGCCGCGACTTCTACGTGACGCCCTCGGATTCCCTGGCCGTGCTGGCCGCCAATGCCACGCTGTGCCCCGGCTACAAGGCCGGCCTCAAGGGTATCGCCCGCTCCATGCCCACCAGCGCCGCCCCCGACCGGGTGGCCGCCAAGCTTGGCATTCCCGCCTGGGAAACCCCCACCGGCTGGAAATTCTTCGGCACCCTGCTGGACGCCGGCAAGGCCACCTTCTGCGGCGAGGAAAGCTTCGGCACCGGCTCCGACCACGTGCGGGAAAAGGACGGGCTGTGGGCGGTGCTGGCCTGGCTGAACGTGCTGGCCGTGCGCAAGCAAAGCGTCGCCGACATCGTCACCGCCCATTGGAAGGAACTGGGGCGTAACGTCTATTCCCGCCACGATTACGAAGGCATCGATTCAGCCGCCGCCGAGGGACTGATGGAGCATCTGCGCGGGCTTTCCCTGAAGGGCCGGACGCTGGGCGCCTATACCGTCGCCTTCAACGACGACTTCGCCTACACCGATCCGGTCGACGGCTCGGTGTCCAAGAAGCAGGGCATCCGGGTGGTGTTCGAGGACGGAAGCCGCGTGGTCTTCCGCCTGTCGGGCACCGGCACCGAGGGCGCCACGCTCCGCGTCTACATCGAGCGCTATGAACCCGATGCGTCCAAGCACCATCTCGACCCCCAGGTAGCGCTTTCCGACCTCATCACGATCGCCCGCGACCTGGCCCAGATCGAGGCCCGGACCGGGCGGACCGAACCGACGGTGATTACGTAA
- the pgmG gene encoding phosphoglucomutase/phosphomannomutase PgmG yields the protein MTSHTFHPTILREYDIRGIVGETLFAADAEAIGRAFGTRVRRNGGHVVALGWDGRLSSPEMAEALTRGLMASGCTVRRIGRGPTPMLYFAAKVREADGGIMVTGSHNPPTHNGFKMVLAGKPFFGPDIQSLGEIAARGDFASGEGRAVEDSVFEEYVTRLAGDYDGKHDLRVVWDCGNGATGEVLHALVKRLPGTHTVLFGEIDGHFPNHHPDPTEPHNLVALQDKVLTESAHLGIAFDGDGDRIGVVDAEGRILYGDQILVILAEDLLKSLPGATIIADVKASKVFFDEVRRMGGNAVMGRTGHSLIKTQMAETGAPLAGEMSGHIFFADRYYGFDDALYAAIRLLGIVARWDRQTIGQRRDRLPHMVNTPELRFDCPEERKFAVVAEVKARLEAEGAAFSAIDGVRVDTQDGWWLLRASNTQAVLVARCEAASAEGLKRLRQTLSDQLAACGVSLGATH from the coding sequence ATGACCTCCCACACCTTCCACCCCACCATCCTGCGCGAATACGACATCCGCGGCATCGTGGGCGAGACATTGTTCGCGGCGGATGCCGAGGCCATCGGCCGGGCCTTTGGCACGCGGGTGCGCAGGAACGGCGGCCATGTGGTGGCGCTGGGCTGGGACGGACGGCTGTCCAGTCCCGAGATGGCCGAGGCGCTGACCCGTGGCCTGATGGCTTCGGGCTGCACCGTGCGGCGCATCGGGCGCGGGCCCACCCCCATGCTGTATTTCGCCGCCAAGGTGAGGGAGGCCGACGGCGGCATCATGGTGACGGGCAGCCACAACCCGCCCACCCATAACGGCTTCAAGATGGTGCTGGCCGGCAAGCCGTTCTTCGGCCCCGACATCCAGTCCCTGGGCGAGATCGCCGCCCGGGGGGACTTCGCTTCCGGCGAGGGCAGGGCGGTCGAGGATTCGGTGTTCGAGGAATACGTCACCCGTCTGGCCGGCGATTACGACGGCAAGCACGATCTGCGGGTGGTGTGGGATTGCGGCAACGGCGCCACCGGTGAGGTGCTGCACGCCTTGGTCAAGCGGCTGCCCGGCACCCACACCGTGCTGTTCGGCGAGATCGACGGCCACTTCCCCAACCACCACCCCGACCCCACCGAGCCCCACAATCTGGTGGCGCTGCAAGACAAGGTGCTGACCGAATCCGCCCATCTGGGCATCGCCTTCGACGGCGACGGCGACCGCATCGGCGTGGTGGACGCCGAGGGGCGCATCCTCTATGGCGACCAGATCCTGGTGATCCTGGCCGAGGACCTGCTGAAATCCCTGCCGGGCGCCACCATCATCGCCGACGTCAAGGCGTCCAAGGTGTTCTTCGACGAGGTGCGGCGCATGGGCGGCAACGCCGTCATGGGCCGCACCGGCCACTCGCTGATCAAGACCCAGATGGCCGAGACCGGAGCCCCCCTGGCCGGCGAGATGAGCGGCCACATCTTCTTCGCCGACCGCTATTACGGCTTCGACGACGCCCTTTACGCCGCCATCCGCCTGTTGGGCATCGTGGCCCGCTGGGATCGCCAGACCATCGGCCAGCGCCGCGATCGCCTGCCCCACATGGTCAATACCCCGGAACTGCGCTTCGACTGCCCGGAAGAGCGCAAATTCGCCGTGGTGGCCGAGGTCAAGGCGCGGCTGGAGGCCGAAGGCGCCGCCTTCTCCGCCATCGACGGGGTGCGGGTGGATACCCAGGACGGCTGGTGGCTGCTGCGTGCCTCCAACACCCAGGCGGTGCTGGTGGCCCGCTGCGAGGCGGCCAGCGCCGAGGGGCTGAAGCGGTTGCGCCAGACCCTGTCGGACCAATTGGCGGCCTGCGGCGTCAGCCTTGGGGCTACCCACTGA
- a CDS encoding CBS domain-containing protein: MSVESILKTKGSVVFTIRPEHSVADAAALLTTKKVGVAVVCDAKGKLQGVLSERDIVKGLSQYGKAALEMPVRNVMSSPVVTCAPGDSVKTIMGVMTERRIRHLPVVEKDELIGIVSIGDAVNFRLTEAQMEMNVLRDVAATR, encoded by the coding sequence ATGTCCGTTGAATCCATCCTGAAGACCAAGGGCAGCGTCGTCTTCACCATCCGTCCCGAGCATTCGGTGGCCGACGCCGCCGCGCTGCTGACCACCAAGAAGGTCGGCGTCGCCGTGGTCTGCGACGCCAAGGGCAAGCTGCAGGGCGTGCTGTCCGAGCGCGACATCGTCAAGGGCCTGTCCCAGTACGGCAAGGCCGCCCTGGAAATGCCAGTGCGCAACGTCATGTCCAGCCCGGTGGTCACCTGCGCACCGGGCGACAGCGTCAAGACCATCATGGGCGTGATGACCGAGCGCCGCATCCGCCACCTGCCGGTGGTGGAAAAGGACGAGTTGATCGGCATCGTCTCCATCGGCGACGCGGTCAATTTCCGCCTGACCGAGGCCCAGATGGAGATGAACGTGCTGCGCGACGTGGCCGCCACGCGGTAA
- a CDS encoding phasin family protein — MTIKIDGFEKFVALGKENADAFAKSGAATVKAFEEIAKAQQALIAENVKKADAAVKALFSVKSPAELADLQGKLARETLESAIADGRKLAELSTTALTAAVEPIQARFAALTKVAA; from the coding sequence ATGACCATCAAGATCGACGGTTTCGAGAAGTTCGTCGCCCTGGGCAAGGAAAACGCCGACGCTTTCGCCAAGTCGGGCGCCGCCACCGTGAAGGCTTTCGAGGAGATCGCCAAGGCCCAGCAGGCCCTGATCGCCGAGAACGTCAAGAAGGCCGATGCCGCCGTCAAGGCTCTCTTCTCCGTGAAGAGCCCGGCCGAGCTGGCCGACCTGCAGGGCAAGCTGGCCCGCGAGACCCTGGAGAGCGCCATCGCCGACGGCCGCAAGCTGGCCGAGCTATCGACCACCGCGCTGACCGCCGCCGTCGAGCCGATCCAGGCCCGCTTCGCCGCGCTGACCAAGGTTGCCGCCTAA
- a CDS encoding AAA family ATPase gives MSFKGTDSYVATEDLLVAVNAALKLERPLLIKGEPGTGKTVLAAEVARSLGRPLLQWHIKSTTKAQQGLYEYDAVARLRDSQLGDSRVHDISNYIVKGKLWEAFEAPTPPVLLIDEIDKADIEFPNDLLLELDRMEFHVYETKQVVKAQQRPMVIITSNNEKELPDAFLRRCFFHYIRFPDRETMERIVAVHYPGIKPALLHEALTAFFDIREVAGLKKKPSTSELLDWIKLLLSEDLSPEDLRAKDKASLIPKLHGALLKNEQDVHLFERLAFLNRREGR, from the coding sequence ATGTCGTTCAAGGGTACCGATAGCTATGTGGCGACCGAGGATCTGCTGGTCGCCGTCAACGCCGCGCTCAAGCTCGAGCGCCCCCTGCTGATCAAGGGCGAGCCGGGTACCGGCAAGACCGTGCTGGCCGCCGAGGTGGCCAGGTCGCTGGGCCGTCCGCTGCTGCAATGGCACATCAAGTCCACCACCAAGGCGCAGCAGGGCCTGTACGAATACGACGCGGTGGCGCGCCTGCGCGATTCCCAGCTGGGAGATTCCCGCGTCCACGACATCTCCAACTACATCGTCAAGGGCAAGCTGTGGGAGGCGTTCGAGGCGCCCACGCCGCCGGTGCTGCTGATCGACGAGATCGACAAGGCCGACATCGAGTTCCCCAACGACCTGCTGCTGGAACTCGACCGCATGGAGTTCCATGTCTACGAGACCAAGCAGGTGGTCAAGGCGCAACAGCGTCCCATGGTGATCATCACCTCGAACAACGAGAAGGAACTGCCCGACGCCTTTTTGCGCCGCTGTTTCTTCCACTACATCCGCTTCCCCGACCGCGAGACCATGGAGCGCATCGTCGCCGTGCACTATCCCGGCATCAAGCCGGCCCTGCTGCACGAGGCGCTGACCGCCTTCTTCGACATCCGCGAGGTGGCGGGGCTGAAGAAGAAGCCGTCCACCTCGGAACTGCTGGACTGGATCAAGCTGCTCTTGTCCGAGGACCTGTCGCCGGAAGACCTGCGCGCCAAGGACAAGGCCTCGCTGATCCCCAAGCTGCACGGCGCGCTCTTGAAGAACGAGCAGGACGTTCACCTGTTCGAGCGCCTGGCCTTCCTCAACCGTCGGGAGGGACGCTGA
- a CDS encoding bacteriohemerythrin: MPIIAWTEAMSVGNAALDKDHQKLIGMINDLDQSAPDFLELFNAVLDYTNGHFDREETHLEAIGFPGLDAHRVQHDDFADQVADMLKQFRAQPFDPADTRLKDFLWSWLKGHILIEDQRYAAWTRAKGG; the protein is encoded by the coding sequence ATGCCCATTATCGCGTGGACCGAGGCCATGAGCGTGGGCAACGCCGCCCTGGACAAGGACCACCAGAAACTGATCGGCATGATCAACGACCTGGACCAGTCGGCCCCCGACTTCCTGGAACTGTTCAACGCCGTATTGGACTACACCAACGGCCATTTCGACCGCGAGGAAACCCATCTGGAGGCCATCGGCTTTCCCGGATTGGATGCCCACCGGGTCCAGCATGACGATTTCGCCGACCAGGTGGCGGACATGCTCAAGCAGTTCCGCGCCCAGCCCTTCGACCCTGCCGACACCAGACTGAAGGATTTCCTGTGGTCGTGGCTGAAGGGCCACATCCTGATCGAGGACCAGCGCTACGCCGCCTGGACCCGGGCCAAGGGCGGCTGA
- a CDS encoding vWA domain-containing protein: MFLTLFLELRDAKVPVTLKEYLTLLEALEKGVAEMSIDTFYYLTRTALVKDERNLDKFDRVFGRVFNGIVGSGDELAAALKAAIPEEWLRKLAEKHLTPEEMEQIQSAGGFEKLMETLRKRLEEQKERHQGGSKWIGTAGTSPFGAYGYNPEGVRIGQHESRHRRAVKVWDERVYKNLDDGIELGTRNFRMALRRLRRFAREGAATELDLPGTITSTARAGGWLDLKMRPERHNKVKLLLLLDIGGSMDEHVRTCEELFSAVRSEFKHLEYYYFHNCPYGGLWKDNRRRHQDVTHTLDVIHTYPSDYKLIFVGDAAMSPYEITMPGGAVEEWNEEPGHVWMRRLLDQWPSAVWLNPAPQARWQWTHSTQMIQQLMGGRMHPLTLEGLDQAMRDLNRGAPHP, encoded by the coding sequence ATGTTCCTCACCCTGTTCCTCGAACTGCGCGACGCCAAGGTGCCGGTCACCTTGAAGGAATATCTCACCCTGCTCGAAGCCCTGGAGAAGGGCGTCGCCGAGATGAGCATCGACACCTTCTACTATTTGACCCGGACCGCCCTGGTGAAGGACGAGCGCAACCTGGACAAGTTCGACCGGGTTTTCGGGCGCGTCTTCAACGGCATCGTCGGATCGGGCGACGAACTGGCCGCCGCGCTGAAGGCCGCCATCCCCGAGGAATGGCTGCGCAAGTTGGCGGAAAAGCACCTGACGCCCGAAGAGATGGAGCAGATCCAGTCGGCGGGCGGCTTCGAGAAGCTGATGGAGACGCTGCGCAAGCGTCTGGAGGAGCAGAAGGAGCGCCACCAGGGCGGCTCCAAATGGATCGGCACCGCCGGCACCTCGCCCTTCGGCGCCTATGGCTACAATCCCGAGGGCGTGCGCATCGGCCAGCATGAATCCCGCCACCGCCGGGCGGTGAAGGTGTGGGACGAGCGGGTCTACAAGAATCTCGATGACGGCATCGAGCTGGGCACCCGCAACTTCCGCATGGCGCTGCGCCGGCTGCGCCGCTTCGCCCGCGAAGGTGCGGCCACCGAGCTGGACCTGCCCGGCACCATCACCTCCACGGCGCGGGCCGGCGGCTGGCTCGACCTCAAGATGCGGCCCGAGCGCCACAACAAGGTCAAGCTGCTGCTGCTGCTCGATATCGGCGGCTCCATGGACGAGCACGTGCGCACCTGCGAGGAGCTGTTCTCGGCGGTGCGCTCCGAGTTCAAGCACCTGGAATACTATTACTTCCACAACTGCCCCTATGGCGGGCTGTGGAAGGACAACCGCCGCCGCCACCAGGACGTCACCCACACGCTGGACGTCATCCACACCTACCCCTCCGACTACAAGCTGATCTTTGTCGGCGACGCCGCCATGAGCCCCTACGAGATCACCATGCCGGGCGGCGCGGTGGAGGAATGGAACGAGGAACCCGGCCATGTGTGGATGCGCCGCCTGCTCGACCAGTGGCCCAGCGCCGTCTGGCTCAATCCGGCGCCGCAGGCCCGCTGGCAGTGGACCCATTCCACCCAGATGATCCAGCAGCTGATGGGCGGGCGCATGCACCCCCTGACGCTGGAAGGCCTGGACCAGGCCATGCGCGACCTCAACCGGGGCGCCCCCCATCCGTAA